The following proteins come from a genomic window of Nitrospira sp.:
- a CDS encoding Oxidoreductase, short-chain dehydrogenase/reductase family, protein MGDHMNPSHNGKGKREVVVVTGASAGVGRAIAREFAAHGACVVLLARSRDGLEGARQDVERLGGRALPILTDVSDDLQVEAAADRAEREFGPIDIWINNAMVSVLSPALQMTAADYRRVTEVTYLGYVYGTLAALRRMVPRDRGIVVQIGSALAYRAIPLQSAYCGAKHAIQGFTESLRSELIHDKSRVHLSIVQLPAVNTPQFSWIKTRMPNHPQPVPPIFQPEVIARSVYWVAHHPRREFTIGMSAVQAILGDKFIPGILDHYLAYMGYGAQQTQEPVEPDRPNNLYDPLPGDYGARGEFDGRSTDYSVQAWINRYRGWLALGLSLGALSSLYCASRRSA, encoded by the coding sequence ATGGGGGACCACATGAATCCGAGTCACAATGGAAAAGGAAAACGCGAAGTCGTCGTCGTGACGGGCGCCTCAGCAGGGGTCGGCAGAGCGATCGCCAGAGAGTTTGCCGCGCACGGCGCTTGCGTCGTCCTGTTGGCCCGCAGCCGAGACGGCCTGGAAGGAGCCAGGCAGGATGTCGAACGCCTTGGGGGTCGGGCTTTGCCGATTCTGACGGACGTCTCCGACGACCTGCAAGTGGAAGCGGCGGCGGATCGAGCAGAACGAGAGTTCGGCCCCATCGATATCTGGATCAATAATGCCATGGTGTCTGTTTTGTCGCCGGCGCTCCAGATGACGGCGGCAGACTACCGGCGAGTGACGGAGGTCACGTATCTGGGATACGTGTACGGAACCTTGGCGGCTTTGCGCCGCATGGTGCCGAGGGATCGCGGCATCGTCGTGCAAATCGGGTCCGCCCTGGCCTACCGAGCCATCCCACTGCAATCCGCCTATTGCGGCGCCAAACATGCGATTCAGGGGTTCACGGAATCGCTTCGTTCGGAGCTCATTCATGACAAGAGTCGCGTCCATCTGTCGATCGTCCAATTGCCGGCGGTCAATACGCCGCAATTTTCCTGGATCAAGACCCGGATGCCGAATCACCCCCAGCCGGTGCCGCCGATCTTTCAACCGGAAGTCATTGCCAGATCCGTGTACTGGGTCGCCCATCATCCACGACGCGAGTTCACGATAGGCATGTCCGCGGTGCAAGCGATCCTCGGCGATAAATTCATCCCCGGGATCTTGGATCACTATTTGGCGTACATGGGATACGGCGCTCAGCAAACACAGGAGCCGGTGGAGCCCGATCGTCCGAACAATCTCTACGATCCCTTGCCCGGTGACTATGGCGCAAGAGGAGAGTTCGACGGCCGTTCCACCGACTACAGTGTCCAAGCTTGGATCAATCGCTACCGCGGTTGGTTGGCGCTGGGACTAAGCCTGGGAGCGTTATCGTCTCTGTATTGTGCGTCCAGAAGGTCGGCATGA